In one Winogradskyella sp. MH6 genomic region, the following are encoded:
- a CDS encoding DUF4251 domain-containing protein: MKKLLIFCFLIVIVSPSIGFSQSALTKEEKVQAMYNLNKKIVESKNFNFIATWVFSDSERGEVNEDTNTITINKSNIYGALSTLNANKPSIMLKGSMQNYNVNFNDETHQITISFRIGAYNATLAVKPNGIAFLTLNSQNNKTITYKGFVK, from the coding sequence ATGAAAAAACTACTTATATTCTGTTTTTTAATAGTAATAGTAAGTCCTTCAATAGGCTTTTCGCAATCGGCTTTAACCAAAGAGGAAAAGGTACAAGCTATGTACAACCTTAATAAGAAAATAGTTGAATCAAAGAATTTCAATTTTATAGCAACTTGGGTTTTTAGTGATAGTGAAAGAGGTGAAGTAAATGAAGATACCAATACAATCACAATAAATAAGTCTAATATTTATGGTGCGCTTTCTACATTAAATGCTAATAAACCATCTATAATGTTAAAAGGTAGTATGCAGAATTATAATGTAAATTTTAATGATGAAACCCATCAAATTACCATCAGCTTTAGAATTGGTGCATACAACGCAACACTTGCAGTAAAACCTAATGGAATTGCATTTTTAACTTTGAATTCTCAAAATAACAAAACAATTACTTATAAAGGTTTCGTTAAATAA
- a CDS encoding type IA DNA topoisomerase: MKVCIAEKPSVAREIASVLGANTKRDGYFEGNGYAVTYTFGHLCTLCEPSDYKPYWKSWDLNNLPMLPEKFKIKVADNQGIKKQFKIVKSLFDKAEVVINCGDAGQEGELIQRWVLSEAKYKGKVQRLWISSLTTEAIKEGFENLKPAEDYDNLYYAGFSRSIGDWLLGINATRLYTVKHGGYKQVLSVGRVQTPTLAMLVNRYKEIENFVPQPYWELQTLYRDTLFSYEEGRFLNMEDGEKLANKVKEHEFEIVSISKKKGTEYAPKLFDLTGLQVYCNTKFGFSADDTLKIAQRLYEKKVVTYPRVDTTFLPNDIYPKVKGILSKLTDYVSLIQPLLNKKIKKSSKVFNDKKVTDHHAIIPTGMQTHLQPAEQQVYDIIVKRFIAVFYEDCKVSNTTVIGKADDVNFKTTGKEILSKGWRVVFEKKDASTALSMTKDTILPTFTKGEKGPHEPSFLEKLTKPPKQYTEASLLRAMETAGKQVDDDELRDLMKENGIGRPSTRANIIETLFKRKYIKRNKKQILPTVTGIQLIDTIQNELLKSAELTGTWEKQLKDIEKGDISANAFIKGMKRMVDALVYEVRSEKVETRISAVNNKPVGKSKSKAKSKNEKLIGTTCPKCQNGQLVKGKSAYGCTLYGKGCDFVLPFMYGAKKISENQYLRLLSKGSTVNLKGFKIQGESIEGLLRFDDNFKLKLEPKQTAKRQVKAGDACPKCKTGTILKGKTAFGCSNYKTGCDFRVGF; the protein is encoded by the coding sequence TTGAAAGTCTGTATTGCCGAAAAACCGAGTGTTGCAAGAGAAATTGCAAGTGTTTTGGGTGCCAACACCAAGCGTGATGGTTACTTTGAAGGCAATGGCTATGCTGTAACTTATACTTTTGGTCATCTTTGTACACTTTGTGAACCGAGTGATTACAAGCCTTATTGGAAAAGTTGGGATTTGAACAATCTTCCGATGCTTCCTGAGAAGTTTAAAATTAAGGTTGCAGACAATCAAGGTATCAAAAAGCAATTCAAAATTGTTAAAAGCCTTTTTGATAAAGCAGAAGTCGTTATTAACTGTGGTGATGCCGGACAAGAAGGAGAATTAATACAGCGTTGGGTACTCAGTGAAGCCAAATACAAAGGCAAAGTTCAGCGTTTATGGATTTCATCCTTAACAACAGAAGCTATTAAAGAAGGTTTTGAAAACCTAAAGCCAGCCGAAGACTATGATAATTTGTATTATGCAGGTTTTTCTAGATCTATAGGAGATTGGCTTTTAGGTATTAATGCTACACGTTTATATACCGTAAAACATGGTGGCTATAAACAAGTGTTATCTGTAGGTCGTGTGCAGACTCCTACCCTTGCGATGTTGGTGAATCGCTATAAAGAAATTGAGAACTTTGTACCACAGCCTTACTGGGAATTGCAAACCTTATACAGAGATACGCTTTTTAGCTACGAAGAAGGACGTTTCCTAAACATGGAGGATGGTGAAAAGCTAGCCAATAAAGTTAAGGAGCATGAGTTTGAAATTGTTTCAATAAGCAAGAAAAAAGGTACCGAATATGCGCCCAAGCTTTTTGACCTTACAGGACTGCAAGTGTATTGTAATACCAAGTTTGGTTTTTCGGCAGATGATACTCTAAAAATAGCGCAACGATTGTATGAAAAAAAGGTGGTTACCTATCCTAGAGTTGACACCACGTTTTTACCCAATGATATTTATCCAAAGGTTAAAGGCATATTATCTAAACTAACTGATTACGTTTCGCTTATACAACCTTTATTAAATAAAAAGATAAAGAAGTCTTCTAAGGTTTTTAATGACAAAAAAGTTACCGATCATCATGCTATAATTCCCACCGGAATGCAAACGCATTTGCAACCAGCAGAGCAGCAAGTTTATGATATTATCGTAAAACGTTTTATTGCTGTTTTTTATGAAGATTGTAAAGTGTCTAATACCACAGTTATTGGAAAAGCTGATGATGTAAACTTTAAAACTACAGGAAAGGAAATTTTATCTAAAGGCTGGCGTGTTGTGTTTGAGAAGAAAGATGCTTCGACTGCGCTCAGCATGACAAAAGATACTATTTTACCAACTTTTACCAAAGGTGAAAAAGGACCACACGAACCTTCGTTTTTAGAAAAACTGACCAAACCACCAAAACAATATACCGAAGCTTCTCTCCTACGCGCTATGGAAACGGCAGGCAAACAAGTGGATGATGATGAGCTACGCGACCTAATGAAGGAGAACGGTATTGGTCGTCCGTCTACACGTGCCAATATTATTGAAACACTTTTTAAGCGTAAATACATTAAAAGAAATAAAAAGCAGATTTTACCAACGGTTACAGGTATTCAGTTGATAGATACCATTCAGAATGAACTCTTAAAATCTGCTGAACTTACAGGTACTTGGGAAAAGCAATTAAAGGATATTGAAAAAGGTGACATTAGTGCCAATGCTTTTATTAAAGGTATGAAACGCATGGTTGATGCTTTGGTATATGAAGTACGAAGCGAAAAGGTAGAAACACGTATTTCTGCCGTAAACAATAAACCTGTTGGAAAGTCGAAATCGAAGGCGAAGTCTAAAAATGAAAAATTGATTGGTACTACTTGCCCTAAATGCCAAAACGGACAATTGGTAAAAGGAAAATCGGCTTATGGCTGTACCCTTTACGGCAAAGGTTGTGATTTTGTACTACCTTTTATGTATGGTGCTAAAAAGATTTCTGAGAATCAGTATTTACGATTACTAAGCAAAGGTTCAACGGTGAATCTTAAAGGTTTTAAAATACAAGGAGAATCTATTGAGGGCTTATTGCGTTTTGATGATAACTTCAAACTAAAACTAGAACCAAAGCAAACCGCTAAAAGACAGGTTAAAGCTGGTGATGCTTGCCCAAAGTGTAAAACAGGTACCATTTTAAAAGGGAAAACTGCTTTTGGGTGTAGTAATTATAAAACGGGGTGTGACTTTAGGGTTGGCTTTTAA
- a CDS encoding cold-shock protein has translation MGRSQQTFSKTEKEKKRLKKREEKRKKMEARKLDKEENGTNGIPIAYVDHNGNLTDTPPDPSMKVKIKAKNIEIGIPKKEDVEEEFDPIRKGKVSFFNESKGYGFVLDTETNEKHFIHISGVIDDIIENDKVTFELEKGQRGMNAVKVKKA, from the coding sequence ATGGGTAGATCGCAACAGACATTTAGCAAAACCGAAAAAGAAAAAAAGCGCTTAAAAAAACGAGAAGAAAAACGTAAAAAAATGGAAGCTCGTAAATTAGACAAAGAAGAAAATGGAACTAATGGCATCCCTATAGCATACGTAGATCATAACGGAAATCTTACCGATACACCTCCTGATCCTTCTATGAAGGTTAAGATAAAGGCAAAAAATATTGAAATAGGCATACCTAAAAAAGAAGATGTAGAAGAAGAGTTTGATCCTATCAGAAAAGGTAAAGTGTCATTCTTTAATGAATCTAAAGGCTACGGTTTTGTTTTAGATACAGAAACCAATGAAAAACATTTTATACACATCAGTGGTGTCATTGACGATATCATAGAAAATGACAAAGTCACTTTTGAACTCGAAAAGGGACAGCGTGGTATGAATGCTGTTAAAGTCAAAAAAGCTTAA
- a CDS encoding M23 family metallopeptidase, translated as MKTLLFAFSFFMSLTCVIAQNESSSETLKITLPSTYKKANLVKEIEIPLASGSDTLLSDLPDIKAEYWDTTVYNPYKNIAVTEFPINITFSDSTYASPVPHTKVITSRYGWRRGRPHKGIDIDLVTGDSVVSILDGVVRFARYSRGHGKTVVVRHFNGLETTYAHLSHIAVKANDTLKKGQYLGKGGNTGRSTGSHLHLVTSYKGEYIHPEYLFNFDATNTIRSQDLWVTHKWTRTTYHSSRGLAKLTLFNTKEEALASLEKQRKVYVVRKGDTLSRISKRNQTSIASICRTNKIKRTSTLRIGQKLILEL; from the coding sequence ATGAAAACCCTTCTTTTTGCCTTTTCATTTTTTATGAGTTTAACCTGTGTTATTGCACAAAATGAAAGCTCATCTGAAACTTTAAAAATCACATTACCATCAACTTACAAGAAAGCCAATCTGGTTAAAGAAATAGAAATTCCTTTAGCATCAGGTAGCGATACCCTACTTAGCGATTTGCCAGATATTAAGGCTGAGTATTGGGATACAACTGTATACAATCCTTATAAAAATATTGCGGTAACTGAGTTCCCAATCAACATCACATTTTCTGATAGTACTTATGCATCACCTGTACCACACACAAAAGTTATTACCTCTCGTTACGGCTGGCGCAGAGGACGACCACACAAAGGTATTGATATTGATTTGGTAACCGGAGACTCTGTTGTTTCTATACTAGATGGTGTAGTTAGGTTTGCCAGATACAGTCGTGGTCATGGAAAAACGGTTGTTGTGCGTCATTTTAATGGCTTAGAAACCACTTATGCGCATCTTTCGCATATTGCAGTAAAAGCCAACGACACCCTTAAAAAAGGTCAGTATCTAGGTAAAGGTGGTAATACAGGACGCTCAACAGGTAGCCATTTGCATCTTGTAACAAGCTATAAAGGAGAATACATTCATCCTGAGTACCTTTTTAATTTTGACGCTACCAATACGATTCGTTCTCAAGATCTTTGGGTTACACACAAATGGACCAGAACCACTTACCACAGCTCTAGAGGCTTGGCCAAACTTACCTTATTTAACACTAAGGAAGAAGCCTTAGCCAGTTTAGAAAAACAGCGTAAAGTTTATGTGGTTAGAAAAGGAGATACTTTATCCCGAATTTCTAAACGCAACCAAACGAGTATTGCTTCTATTTGCAGAACCAATAAGATAAAACGTACTTCTACACTACGGATTGGTCAAAAGCTAATTTTAGAGCTTTAA
- a CDS encoding DEAD/DEAH box helicase: protein MSQTNQAVQEKKTDKELYDYQQGAISQIFEKFDNAPDDYHLLYQLPTGGGKTVIFSEMVRQYLKNHNKKVLVMTHRIELCNQTSKMLNSFGVTNKVVNSKANLDDQAEYSCFVAMVETLNNRLNDDMLDISDVGLVIIDEAHYNSFTKLFKFFEKSFILGVTATPLSSNKELPMKGNYNELITGETIENLIENEFLARCETYAYDMGLTSLEVGSNGDYTVKSSEDLYTSPAMLQKTVDAYKKHSLGKKTLIFNNGINTSISVYYAFREAGLPIMHLDNTATKKQRKQILDWFHETPNAILTSVSILTTGFDEPTIDTIILNRATKSLTLYYQMIGRGSRILNNKEKFTVIDLGNNLYRFGPWGADLDWQLIFKSPNWYADRIKDDEAIEAGFKHDLDDEIKGEFAKSEDTYFDIRQCYKDAVDAGESSKVVLERSIEHHAKICIENSEDVYDALALAKLLKDDINQRIEVYAKCISKSTHNFLKWLKDDYQKKLNSYLRTNFDEKFEEIHGYPPED from the coding sequence ATGTCGCAAACAAACCAAGCTGTTCAAGAAAAGAAAACCGATAAAGAATTATACGATTACCAACAAGGAGCCATAAGCCAGATCTTCGAAAAATTTGATAACGCTCCAGACGATTACCACTTATTGTATCAATTGCCTACAGGTGGTGGAAAAACGGTTATCTTTTCTGAAATGGTACGTCAGTACTTAAAAAACCACAATAAAAAGGTTTTGGTAATGACGCATCGTATTGAGCTTTGCAACCAAACATCTAAAATGTTGAATAGTTTTGGTGTTACCAACAAAGTGGTAAACAGTAAAGCAAATTTAGATGACCAGGCAGAATACTCGTGCTTTGTGGCTATGGTAGAAACCTTAAACAACCGTCTTAATGATGATATGCTAGACATCTCAGATGTTGGCTTGGTAATTATTGATGAGGCACATTACAACTCGTTTACAAAGTTGTTTAAGTTCTTTGAAAAATCCTTTATCCTAGGTGTTACCGCAACACCGTTGAGTTCTAATAAAGAGTTACCTATGAAAGGTAACTACAACGAACTCATTACCGGAGAAACCATTGAAAACCTTATAGAAAACGAATTCCTGGCGCGTTGCGAAACCTATGCTTATGATATGGGATTAACATCGCTAGAAGTAGGTTCTAATGGTGATTATACCGTAAAGTCTTCCGAAGATTTATACACCAGTCCGGCAATGCTTCAAAAAACAGTAGATGCCTACAAAAAACATTCGCTAGGTAAGAAGACGCTTATTTTCAATAATGGTATCAATACTTCAATTAGTGTGTATTATGCCTTTAGGGAAGCTGGTTTGCCAATTATGCATTTAGATAATACAGCTACCAAAAAGCAACGTAAACAGATTTTAGATTGGTTTCACGAAACTCCAAATGCCATCCTAACCTCAGTAAGTATCCTAACAACGGGTTTTGATGAGCCTACTATAGATACAATTATACTCAACAGAGCTACAAAATCCTTAACATTATACTACCAGATGATTGGTCGTGGCTCTCGTATTCTAAACAATAAAGAAAAGTTTACGGTAATAGACCTTGGTAATAACTTATACCGTTTCGGACCTTGGGGAGCCGATTTAGATTGGCAACTGATTTTTAAATCTCCTAACTGGTATGCAGACCGCATTAAGGATGACGAAGCTATTGAAGCTGGTTTTAAACACGATTTAGATGACGAAATAAAAGGGGAGTTTGCAAAGTCCGAGGACACCTACTTTGATATCAGACAATGCTACAAGGACGCTGTTGATGCTGGTGAATCTTCTAAAGTGGTTTTAGAGCGTTCAATAGAACATCATGCTAAAATCTGTATCGAGAACAGCGAAGATGTATACGATGCCTTAGCATTAGCCAAATTGTTAAAAGACGATATCAACCAACGTATTGAAGTATACGCTAAGTGTATTAGCAAGAGCACACACAATTTCTTAAAATGGTTAAAAGACGATTACCAAAAGAAACTCAACTCGTACCTACGTACTAATTTCGATGAAAAGTTCGAAGAAATCCATGGCTATCCGCCAGAGGATTAA